GATCTGGTCGCCCGGGGCCGGATTGTAGACGGCCAGGGCATGGGCCGCCACGGCGTCGGAGAGTTCCGGCGATGTCAGTTTGGTCAGGCCCCCGAAGCCGCAGCACGGCGTTTCGGATTCCTTGAAAACGATGCGCTCCCCCATGGCCCGGCGCAAAAAGGTCAGGTCCTGGTTGCCGCCGGCCCCGTGGCAGGGACGGTGGTAGCGCACGTGCGCGGGCGCCGCCTCGCCGAGGCGAAAGGACGTGCCCCCCATGAGTTCGGCCAGGGAAACGAGATTTTCGCGCCACAGCCCGATTTCGTCCATGGCCAGCCCCAGGTCCTTGCGGGCGTAGGCCCGAAGCCCGCAACGGCAGGTGGCGCAAAAGACCACCATCAGCGGCCGGCCGGCCTTGCGCCAGGCCTCGATATTCTGCTGCTGCATGGCGGCCTGGGCCTCGGGCGCGCCGGCATGGCCCAGCGTGCAGCCGCAGCAGGTGAACCCGGGATCGGGCAAGACGTCGAGGCCGAGGCCGGCAAGCAACCGCCTGGCCGTTTCCTTCCAGCGCGGGTTGGCGTGCTCGGCCACGCAGCCGGCGAAGATCACGCACTTTTTCCCGGCATGGGCGGTTTCGAAGGACTCGGGGAAAAGCCAGGGGGCGGGGGCCTTGCCCGCGCCCATGGCCTCGATGGCCGCCTTGGCCCTGCTGACGGCCTCGACCGGCACATTGCCGGGCACGAGCTTGGTCAGGGTCCGGGCCAACGGCCACATGAGCCCCGCCTGCTCGATCCACAGCTTCCAGAGAAAGCCGGCGAAGCCCGGGTGCGAGGCGCGCAGTTCGGCCACCAGGTCCGGGCCGCAAAGCCCGAGCGGACAGGCGTTTTCGCACTTGCCGCAGGACAGGCAGACCGTGGCCAGGATCTCGGCGGCCTTTTTGGACAGCTCGGCCCGGCCCTCGGCCACGGCCCGGGCCAGGAAAAATTTGGAGCGCGGGGAGAGCTCCTCGCGGCCGGTGGCGGTGAAAAGGGGACAGGCGGGCAGGCAGCGGCCGCACAGAATGCATTCCGGGCGGCGGCCCTGGCCGTGCAGGCAATGGACGGGGGTAAGCTCTTCGGCCACGATCAATACGCCTTTTGGGGATTCATGATGCCGGCCGGGTCGAAGACGGCCTTGACGCGGCGCAGGATCTCGCGCTGGCCCTCATCGAGCTGCCGGTCGAGGAAGGGCAGCTTGGACAGGCCCACGCCGTGCTCGCCGGAGAGCGTACCCCGAAGCGCGAGGCACAGCATGAGGATGCGCTCGCGGGCGGACTGGGCCCTGGCGCGTTCGTCGGCGTCGGCGGCATCGTGCATGATGTTGACGTGGAGGTTGCCGTCGCCCACATGGCCGAAGAGCAGGATGCGCACCCGCTCCTCCTCGCCGATGGCCTTGATTCCCGCGGCGGCCTCGCGAAGGGCGCCGCGCGGCACGGTCACGTCGTCGCTTATCTTGTCCGGCGCGGCTTTAAACGAGGCCGGGTTGAGCAGCCGGCGCAGTTCCCACAAATTCTCCTCGGCCTCCGGGGTGACGGCCCGTTCGGTCCAGACCGGCCCGGCGTCGGCCGTCGCCCGCTCCAGCAGGGCCACATCGGCGGCCACGGCCTCGGGCGAGCCGTCCACGCGCACGAAAAGCGCCGCCCCGGCGTCGGCCGGCCAGGGCACGGCGCTTATGGCGGCCACGGCCTTCATGGCCTCCTGTCCGAGCATTTCCAGGGCCACGGGCAGGATGCCGGCCCGGAAGACGTCGCCGGCGGCGGCAAGGGCCGCGTCGATGCTCGGGTAGGCCACGGCCAGGGTGGCCGTGGCCTGGGGCAGGGGCAAAAGTTTGAGCGTCAGCTTGGTGAAAAGCCCGAGCGTTCCTTCCGAGCCCACGAAAAGGCGCGTGAGGTCCAGGCCGACCACGTTTTTGTGGGTGCGCCCGCCGGTCGTCAGCACCTGCCCGCCGGGCAGCACCGCCTCGATGCCGAGGATGTGGTCGCGGGTGACGCCGTATTTGACGGCCCGCATGCCCCCGGCGCAGGTGGCGGCGTTGCCGCCCACGGTGGAAAATTTCACGCTGGCCGGGTCCGGGGCGTAAAAGAGCTTTTGCGCCGCGATCGCCGCCTGCAAGTCGCCCGTGACCACGCCCGGCTCGACCACGGCCACGAAGTCGTCCGGGTCGATTTCGAGAATGCGGTTGAGCCGCGCCGTGGACACCACGATGCCTCCGGCCACCGGCACGCAGTCGCCCACGGTGTTGGTGGCCCGGCCCCGGGGCAGGATGGGGATGCGCTCCGCCTGGGCGAAGGCCAGCAATTCCTTGACCTGCTCGCAACTGTCCGGCCGCACGGCCGCCGCCGGGGGGGCGAAGCGGCGCGAGGCGTCGGTGCCGTAAACGAAGGTTTCCTCAGGGGTGAAAACGGCCGCGTCGCCGGGGAAGATCGAAGCCAGGGCGCGCTTTTGCGATTCGTTTAAGAGCGTGGAAGATTTCATTGCATTCAGATGGATCGGCGTAGGCCCGAACGCTGTGCGTCTCGCATGTTGGACGATCAGTCCGCCTCGGCGGTCCAGGTCATGGCGTCGATGGCGCCCTTGTCGTCAAAGGAAAAGGCCAGTTCGTTGTAGCCGCTCATGTCGGAATAGCGCCAGGCGCCCTCTTCCGCCTCCTCGGGCTGGCCGAGCACGGCGGCGAGCTTTTCGCGGGGGGTGCCAAGACAAATGCCCCGGGCGAAGCAGACCTGGCCGGAGGTGGCGCGGATCTGGTGGAAAAACTGCCGCGCGCCGCCGTCCATGCTGTAAAGCGATACGGTCAGGCCGTCGTAGGCCAGGGTGATGATCTCATAGGCGGCGTCGTCGTGGGGGCTGGTAAAGGGCACGGTTTGCCGTTCGCGGGGCGCGCCGAGGCGGCTTGTGACGGCGGCCTCGCTCTGGCCGAACAGGGCGGCCGTCTCGTCGAGAAAGGCGTCCACGCGCTCGTCGGCCTCCGTACCCCCGGCGTTGGCCGCCGCGGCGCAGCAAAGGCACAAAAAAAGCGCCAACGGCAGGACAGGGCGGATGCATGCCATCAAAAGACTCCTCGTTGCCTGATCGCCCCGGGCCGATCAGACGTTCGCTGCGAGCGTCGCGTCCTTCTATTTTTCGAGGGGCGCAACCCTAATGCCGGGCCAACTCCCTGGCCGCGTCGCGGTCGAGGTCCCGGTTTTTCAGGTCGTCGCGGCGGTCGAAGACCTTCTTGCCCCGGGCCAGGGCGATTTCCGTCTTGGCCCGGCCGTTTTTGAAATAGATGCGCACCGGCACCACGGTGAGCCCCTTTTGCTCCACCCTGGACCGAAGCGTGCGGATTTCGGCCGCGTGGAGCAGGAGCTTGCGCCGGCGTTCCGGCTCGTGGCCGGCATAGCCGGCGTTTTCGTACACCCCGATATGCACGCCGACGAGGAAGGCCTCGTCCCCCTCGAACTTGACGTACCCGTCCTTGAAGCTGACCCGGCCGGCCCGAAGCGATTTCACCTCGGACCCGGTAAGCGCCATCCCGGCCTCGTACTTTTCGAGAAACTCATACAGGTGTCGGGCTTTTTTATTTTGGGCGACGAGTTTTTCGCCCGATTCCTTGGCTGTCATGTCGTCCTTTCAGGTGGCGAGGATTCGACTGATACGTGTTTTCCCGGCGTCCGGCCAGTGAAATGAGGCCGCCCGTCCCGGCCGGTCACGACGTCGCGATGTCCTCGCGGTCGAGCAGGGAGGAGTAAAACATCAGTTCGTCCGGGAACTGCCGGAAGATGGTTTCCTGGACAAGGGCGTTGGTCCGGGAGACCGACGGACTTTCCAGGACCAATTTAAGCAGTTTTTTGCAGTCGTCCATGGTGGCCTGGCGAATGATGCGCTTGATGCCGGGAATGGCCTGCGGGGTGAGGCTTATGCAGTCGATCTGCATGCCCATGAGGATGGGCACGCAAAAGGGGTCGGAAGCCATCTCGCCGCACAGGCTCACCTCGATGCCGGCCTGGTGGGCCGCGTCGACCACGTGCTTGATGCTCCTGACCACGGCCGGGTGCAGCGGCTGGTACATGTGGGACACGAAGCGGTTGGTGCGGTCGATGCCGAGCGAATACTGGATGAGGTCGTTGGTGCCGATGCTGAAGAAATCGACCTCCCGGGCCAGGATTTCGGCGATCATCACGGCCGAGGGCAGCTCCATCATGATGCCGATGGGCATGTCGGCCTCGAAACGGCTGCCTTCCTGGCGCAGTTCGGCCTTGGCCTCGGCCAGAAGCGCCTTGGCCTGCCGGATTTCCCGCAGGCCCGAGATCATGGGGAACATGACCGCGATGTTGCCGGCAAGCGAGGCCCGCAGGATGGCCCGCAGCTGGATCTTGAAGATCTCGCGGTGGCGCATGCACAGGCGTATGGCCCGAAGCCCCAGCGCCGGGTTGCGCTCGTCGAGCGATCCCAGGGTGGAGACGAACTTGTCCGCGCCGGCGTCCAGGGTGCGAAGCGTGACCCGCCTTGGCGACATGATCGTGGCCAGGTCGAGGTACTCCTGGTACAGCTCGTCCTCGGTCGGCAGCTTCGACCGGTTCATGTAGGAATATTCGGTGCGGTAGAGCCCGATGCCCTCGCCGCCGTTGTTGACCACGGTCGACACCTCGTCGAGCATCTCGATGTTGGCTTTGACCTTGATGCGGTAGCCGTCGATGGTTTCGCCGGGCAGGTGGCAGCCGCGCATGATGCCGGCCTGGTAGGCCTCGAACTGGTATTTGAGGTCCGAGAGCCTGGCCAGCTCCTCCTCGCCCGGGGCGCGCAGCACCACGCCGCGCAGCCCGTCCACCACCACCAGATCGCCGTCGCGCACCTCGCGCTCGAGCTCCGTCACTCCGACCACGGCCGGGATGCCCAGCGTGCGGGCCAGGATGCCGGTATGGGAAGTCTTGCCGCCCTGGACCGTGACCAGGGCCATGATCTTGTCGGTCTGAAGGCTCGCGGTGTCGGCCGGGGAAATGTCGTGGGCCATGAGCACGACCCGGTTTTCGATGGCCCGGGTGCCGCCGGTCTGCCCGGCGAGTCTGGCCAGGACCCGGCCGGCCACGGTGCGCACGTCCTGGATGCGGTCGCGGAAATAGGGATCGTCGAGGGCGGCAAAGGCCTTTTCCAGGTCGTCCACGGCCTTGTCCAGGGCCCATTCGGCGTTGATGGAGAGCTTTTTGACGTAGTTGCGGGCCGCCCCGGCCAGTTTCGGGTCTTTGAGGATCATCAGGTGCGAGTCGAGGATGAGCGCATGTTCCTTGAGCTCGGCCGGAATGCGCTCGCGGGCCTGCTCGATCTCGCGCGTGAACTGGGCGAACGCCCCGTCCAGCCGTTCCACCTCGGCCGGCAGCATGGCGCCGGAAAGCGTCTGGCGGGGCAGGGGGCCGACCCCCGATCGGTTGAGGAAAAAGGCCCGTCCGATGGAGATTCCGGCCGAAACGGGAATGCCTTTAAGCGTCGTCATGACCGGTTGGGTCCTCGGGGCGCGGCCGGGTCCGGGTCGGGCCGGTGCGGCGGTCGCGGACTGGGTTTGGGGCAGGCGCGGTCACGGGACGCGGCCTACCGGAAACGGTTGCGGATAAGCGTGGCGAGGCTCGTCAGGGCCGCCTCGGCTTCCGGGCCGCTGGCCCGCAGTTCGAGCTCGGCCCCGTTGCCCGCGGCCAGGGTGAGGATATCGAGGATGCTTTTGGCGTCAACGGTTTCCCCGGCCATGGACAGGCTGATGTCGCAGGGGAACTTCTGCGCCTCCTGGGCCAGCTTGGCCGCCGGGCGGGCGTGGAGTCCCTGCTCGTTGAGCACGCGCACGGTAAGCGCGAAGCCCGCGTCCGTGGGCATGATGTCGTCAAGGGCCGTCGCGCCCGTATCGTTGGTCTGGTTGGTCATTGTCCACCGCGTCGGCGGAGGTTTCCCCGGCCCTCGGGCCGGAAGGTTCGGCCGGTCAGATCGGCCCCAGGGAACGCAACAGCACCCAGCCGGCGGCCAGGATGAGCAGCGCGATCTCCCGGGACACCGACGGCCGGGTGGCGGCCCAGGCCGCCAGAATGCCGATCAGCACGGCGTCGGCCACGGATGCCGTCTCCCCCAAGGGGTGCGCGAGCATCCAGAACACGGTCAAAAGCCCGGCGTTGATCAGCTTGATCCTGCGGCCGAGGTTGACCATGTCCCAGCGCTTGAGCCGGCGCAGCACGTGGAAGCCTTCCCGGTAGCCGGCTCGGAATGTCGCCGCCTTGAACACCTGGGCCGCCAGGAAAAGCCCGCCCGCGAAAACGGCCAGGGCGGCGTACTGGCCCCCGGCCACCAGGCAGGCGGCGGACAGCCCCCACAAGCCCATGACGCTGGCGGAAAAAAACGTGTCGCCGATGGCGGACAGGGTGAATGCCGTCGTGGTCTTGACGTTGTCAAGCATTTCGGCCGGCAGGACTCCCTTGGCGATTTTGGCCTCCAGGGACAGAAACAGCCCAACCAAAAGCGGCGTCCAGAAAAAATGGGTGTTGTACAGATCGAGATAGCGGGCGAACACGGCGTCGCGTTTTTCCGGGTCGGGATACAAAACGGTCAGTCCCGGCTCCATGGCATAAGTCAGCCCCACGTGCTGCAACCCGCGCGTGTTGTAGGCGGCGCCGATCAGGTAGCAACGCAGGAAACAGGCCGAAAGCGTCCTGGCGTCCAGCTCTTCGCTCAAATTCCCCAAACACGCACCGCCTTTCCGCGTGTCGGCCGGTTCCGCCCGGTCGCATCCTCGCAAACGGGGATCGCGCCGTTCGTCGCGTCCCCGGCCTTTTTCCCAATACGGATAAACGATAGGCGGGGTTTTGGTCAAACGGTGACGGCGGGAAGGCTCGCCAGAAACCGGCCGAAGGGCGTCTTTTCGAGGCGTCGCCGCCAGGGCGGGGCGGCGAGGAGGGTGCGCAAATCGTCCGGGGTGTCGCAGTCCGGCAGTTCGGGAAGAAGGGCCAGGCTTTTCCCGGCCGCGGCAAGCCGGGCGCGCGTGAGAGCGGCGACCGTCGCCGTGCTCCAGGGCATGTCCGTGAAGAGCGCCGGGCAATAGCCGGCGCGCGTAAGTCCCAGGGCATAGTAGCCGCCGTCGGTCGCCGGACCGAGCACGGCGTCGTTTCCGGCAAGCTCCCGGGCCGCCCGGGTCAGGACTTCGCCGGTGACAAGCGGCAG
This genomic stretch from Solidesulfovibrio fructosivorans JJ] harbors:
- a CDS encoding HPr family phosphocarrier protein; protein product: MTNQTNDTGATALDDIMPTDAGFALTVRVLNEQGLHARPAAKLAQEAQKFPCDISLSMAGETVDAKSILDILTLAAGNGAELELRASGPEAEAALTSLATLIRNRFR
- a CDS encoding TIGR04282 family arsenosugar biosynthesis glycosyltransferase, which translates into the protein MDVRLLVFCKAPLPGRVKTRLAAGIGDAAALAAYRAMVANVLGAADASGLPAIVYYAPAEELPAARELCGPDRTFRAQAEGDLGARMAAAFTATLREADAAVLIGSDLPLVTGEVLTRAARELAGNDAVLGPATDGGYYALGLTRAGYCPALFTDMPWSTATVAALTRARLAAAGKSLALLPELPDCDTPDDLRTLLAAPPWRRRLEKTPFGRFLASLPAVTV
- a CDS encoding PTS system mannose/fructose/sorbose family transporter subunit IID, whose translation is MGNLSEELDARTLSACFLRCYLIGAAYNTRGLQHVGLTYAMEPGLTVLYPDPEKRDAVFARYLDLYNTHFFWTPLLVGLFLSLEAKIAKGVLPAEMLDNVKTTTAFTLSAIGDTFFSASVMGLWGLSAACLVAGGQYAALAVFAGGLFLAAQVFKAATFRAGYREGFHVLRRLKRWDMVNLGRRIKLINAGLLTVFWMLAHPLGETASVADAVLIGILAAWAATRPSVSREIALLILAAGWVLLRSLGPI
- the ptsP gene encoding phosphoenolpyruvate--protein phosphotransferase → MTTLKGIPVSAGISIGRAFFLNRSGVGPLPRQTLSGAMLPAEVERLDGAFAQFTREIEQARERIPAELKEHALILDSHLMILKDPKLAGAARNYVKKLSINAEWALDKAVDDLEKAFAALDDPYFRDRIQDVRTVAGRVLARLAGQTGGTRAIENRVVLMAHDISPADTASLQTDKIMALVTVQGGKTSHTGILARTLGIPAVVGVTELEREVRDGDLVVVDGLRGVVLRAPGEEELARLSDLKYQFEAYQAGIMRGCHLPGETIDGYRIKVKANIEMLDEVSTVVNNGGEGIGLYRTEYSYMNRSKLPTEDELYQEYLDLATIMSPRRVTLRTLDAGADKFVSTLGSLDERNPALGLRAIRLCMRHREIFKIQLRAILRASLAGNIAVMFPMISGLREIRQAKALLAEAKAELRQEGSRFEADMPIGIMMELPSAVMIAEILAREVDFFSIGTNDLIQYSLGIDRTNRFVSHMYQPLHPAVVRSIKHVVDAAHQAGIEVSLCGEMASDPFCVPILMGMQIDCISLTPQAIPGIKRIIRQATMDDCKKLLKLVLESPSVSRTNALVQETIFRQFPDELMFYSSLLDREDIATS
- a CDS encoding FAD-binding oxidoreductase, producing the protein MKSSTLLNESQKRALASIFPGDAAVFTPEETFVYGTDASRRFAPPAAAVRPDSCEQVKELLAFAQAERIPILPRGRATNTVGDCVPVAGGIVVSTARLNRILEIDPDDFVAVVEPGVVTGDLQAAIAAQKLFYAPDPASVKFSTVGGNAATCAGGMRAVKYGVTRDHILGIEAVLPGGQVLTTGGRTHKNVVGLDLTRLFVGSEGTLGLFTKLTLKLLPLPQATATLAVAYPSIDAALAAAGDVFRAGILPVALEMLGQEAMKAVAAISAVPWPADAGAALFVRVDGSPEAVAADVALLERATADAGPVWTERAVTPEAEENLWELRRLLNPASFKAAPDKISDDVTVPRGALREAAAGIKAIGEEERVRILLFGHVGDGNLHVNIMHDAADADERARAQSARERILMLCLALRGTLSGEHGVGLSKLPFLDRQLDEGQREILRRVKAVFDPAGIMNPQKAY
- the smpB gene encoding SsrA-binding protein SmpB produces the protein MTAKESGEKLVAQNKKARHLYEFLEKYEAGMALTGSEVKSLRAGRVSFKDGYVKFEGDEAFLVGVHIGVYENAGYAGHEPERRRKLLLHAAEIRTLRSRVEQKGLTVVPVRIYFKNGRAKTEIALARGKKVFDRRDDLKNRDLDRDAARELARH
- a CDS encoding (Fe-S)-binding protein translates to MAEELTPVHCLHGQGRRPECILCGRCLPACPLFTATGREELSPRSKFFLARAVAEGRAELSKKAAEILATVCLSCGKCENACPLGLCGPDLVAELRASHPGFAGFLWKLWIEQAGLMWPLARTLTKLVPGNVPVEAVSRAKAAIEAMGAGKAPAPWLFPESFETAHAGKKCVIFAGCVAEHANPRWKETARRLLAGLGLDVLPDPGFTCCGCTLGHAGAPEAQAAMQQQNIEAWRKAGRPLMVVFCATCRCGLRAYARKDLGLAMDEIGLWRENLVSLAELMGGTSFRLGEAAPAHVRYHRPCHGAGGNQDLTFLRRAMGERIVFKESETPCCGFGGLTKLTSPELSDAVAAHALAVYNPAPGDQIVTGCAGCVTQLRSVAPKDIVVGHWLECIG